One genomic region from Yamadazyma tenuis chromosome 4, complete sequence encodes:
- a CDS encoding uncharacterized protein (COG:S; EggNog:ENOG503NXMH): MGEREDIIKEYVSKSFKRHPKLHNPGAFSMLKHWVEQVYGRKTVLFCVDVEAWERDITKVTEIGVSIFDPRKQEDAIVPTLMNFHIRPKEHNHMKNGRYVPDNSMRFAGDVTHIMTMEDSIRFVQYLIDKYFNDSSISCSLVGHDLHGDIKWLRTLGINFPENAARLDTQVIIGFSSERQMSLVNSLVALGIPYSNLHNAGNDAYYTLLLALKVSDPITRQLFGLDDSVLIQPPKTKRKATCEQKIISDLSEIIDAFESNIYVP, from the coding sequence ATGGGAGAACGggaagatatcatcaaagaatATGTTTCGAAGTCGTTCAAACGTCATCCCAAACTCCACAATCCTGGAGCATTCCTGATGTTGAAGCACTGGGTGGAGCAAGTGTACGGCCGTAAGACTGTGTTGTTTtgtgttgatgttgaagcATGGGAAAGAGATATCACAAAAGTCACCGAGATTGGAGTCAGTATTTTCGACCCTcgaaaacaagaagatgCCATAGTGCCAACCCTAATGAACTTTCATATTCGTCCTAAAGAGCATAACCATATGAAAAATGGACGGTATGTTCCTGATAACTCGATGAGATTCGCTGGCGATGTTACTCACATTATGACCATGGAGGATTCCATCCGATTTGTACAATATTTAATCGATAAATACTTCAATGACTCGAGTATTTCCTGCTCTTTGGTGGGTCATGACTTGCATGGAGACATTAAATGGCTCAGGACCCTAGGAATAAACTTTCCTGAAAATGCTGCCAGATTAGACACTCAAGTGATAATAGGCTTTTCAAGTGAACGTCAAATGAGTTTAGTAAACTCACTTGTGGCTCTTGGAATACCATATTCAAACTTACACAACGCTGGGAATGATGCATACTACACCCTCTTGTTGGCTTTAAAAGTCTCTGATCCCATTACCAGACAGTTGTTTGGATTGGATGATTCAGTACTTATACAACCCCCAAAGACAAAAAGAAAGGCTACCTGTGAACAGAAAATCATTTCTGACCTATCTGAGATAATAGATGCATTCGAGTCTAACATATATGTTCCATAA
- a CDS encoding uncharacterized protein (EggNog:ENOG503PZFK), with the protein MSLSTFRPINSLPLAFYYVSSVLSANSGSLDLDSSDSDSSDDSSSNNDDSNDDSNDDSNGKTATKNTNTAATTNTDTATVKTDTATVKTDTATDTTGTTVWWTPTTMTTDTATTKDTTDKTTDKTTDKTTDKTTDKTTDKTTDKTTDTDTTGVTYNQYGFTGSQSRWESSTDSSDSSESSSHSTHSTKNKTSLATRNSILFAPERDYTGKKVIFIAGLLGISALFTAL; encoded by the coding sequence ATGAGCTTATCCACATTTAGACCTATTAACTCGTTGCCTCTTGCCTTTTACTACGTCAGTAGCGTGCTTAGCGCCAATAGCGGCAGTCTTGATTTAGATTCGTCAGACTCTGACTCTAGTGATGATTCCAGCTCAAATAACGACGATTCCAATGATGATTCCAACGATGATTCCAACGGTAAGACGGCCACgaaaaacacaaacacagctgcaaccacaaatacaGACACTGCTACTGTCAAGACAGACACTGCTACTGTCAAGACCGACACTGCTACTGATACCACCGGTACCACCGTCTGGTGGACTCCTACGACCATGACCACTGACACGGCCACTACGAAAGACACCACTGACAAAACCACTGACAAAACCACTGACAAAACCACTGACAAAACCACTGACAAAACCACCGACAAAACCACTGACAAAACCACCGACACTGACACTACTGGAGTCACATACAACCAATATGGGTTTACTGGCAGCCAGTCTAGATGGGAATCTAGCACCGATTCGTCTGATTCGTCCGAATCTCTGTCCCACTCCACTCATTCcacaaaaaacaaaacctCGTTAGCCACCAGAAATAGCATACTTTTTGCACCCGAAAGGGACTACACTGGCAAAAAGGTCATTTTCATTGCAGGTCTCTTGGGAATTAGTGCCCTTTTCACAGCTTTGTAA
- the FAR1 gene encoding cyclin-dependent kinase inhibitor far1 (EggNog:ENOG503Q3PW; COG:O): protein MIPDPLYPPTHTLKQEVQQRDPQDSQEDVNGRLGYPKPSQSYLQQDRLSQQQSQLLSPRSSFNKNLNKDLFDSLMKPKVKFISEHEDCKVKVDSQVNDDYCLNYLISVKPPTFYNCINEDKNLVLKNQILEEIKFGILNNIINSNDENVIDFNSLGKLVIFEIIGISTNGTNWDQVRLLLFESCLILVDLKGEVLIGKISIDQDILNMTRFVSGIRLDLNNDTIPELQICCEIPLIISRLEYFFKKLLEKQFVSETSLFQLTTNGWGLIKENYSNLPVDIIRFQNCIENSLDIPESLLAKSMPSPELIPLNLILSITLLQSSSISNNEYRTKIISFLDRVRKDLRPIDRLSLIFVGIDGSGFPCKKGSFIGSVEPNWSGWDSIYNEVKVQSNLNSQHKPILTSHWDEMQLTLEKCKDLFPFLNCNSNNTTKLVVISCNDYEPTLVNNEKLNTVKTHFKTLLNDSDKNLSVDFFRVGDSYTPELEFGQKICSQPSLIFNDILKIPHSSSLRRFNNLDEFSDEFLSILKSSYHQICLPAISLDISKIIGTRDIVSFHKIEVNGKMLEIENFSNLKIFFNNITVNCEETIMLKLRLNMTKLKSENLDYNDKVVDLPLLSYMPSWLHESDDYKVLHTQIYQNQQASTFNSFLDGSLTPPSTNECSAFFTSDFPVKSRKYVRKEIEIEIIKGLALISQNQMLHNQDILRHLIDFIYNRKRLFEETESSSLSESTKSSNSSLKQSKFSPHATELSSNNYIDSLLHKLGNLMEMFNVNDPSVLTACKDFKSLLT from the coding sequence ATGATCCCAGATCCATTATACCCTCCAACACATACACTCAAGCAAGAAGTGCAACAAAGGGATCCCCAGGACTCACAAGAAGATGTAAATGGGCGTTTGGGATATCCGAAACCTTCACAGAGTTATTTGCAACAAGATCGGTTGCTGCAACAACAGCTGCAATTATTATCACCTAGATCATCTTTTAATAAGAATTTAAACAAGGACTTGTTTGACAGCTTGATGAAGCCCAAAGTTAAATTCATAAGTGAGCACGAAGACTGCAAAGTCAAGGTCGATTCCCAAGTCAATGACGATTATTGTTTGAATTACTTGATCAGTGTCAAACCTCCAACATTCTACAACTGCATCAATGAggacaagaacttggtgttgaaaaaccagATTCTCGAAGAGATCAAGTTTGgaatcttgaacaatatcatcaactccaacgacGAAAACGTTATTGACTTCAACAGCTTGGGCAAGTTGGTTATATTTGAAATCATAGGTATAAGCACTAACGGAACCAACTGGGATCAGGTGAGATTATTGTTATTTGAGAGTTGTTTGATCTTGGTTGATCTTAAAGGTGAAGTTCTAATTGGGAAGATTCTGATAGACCAAGACATTTTGAACATGACAAGATTTGTCAGTGGTATTCGATTGGACTTAAATAATGACACGATTCCGGAATTGCAAATCTGCTGTGAGATTCCCTTGATTATCAGTAGATTGGagtacttcttcaaaaagttgttggagaaacAGTTCGTCAGCGAAACCTCATTGTTTCAATTGACGACCAACGGCTGGGGGTTAATCAAAGAGAACTACTCCAATCTTCCTGTTGATATTATTCGTTTCCAGAATTGTATTGAAAACAGCTTGGATATTCCAGAGTCTTTGTTGGCAAAATCCATGCCTTCACCAGAACTCATTCCTTTAAACTTGATACTATCTATCACGTTGTTGCAATCTTCAAGCATCTCAAACAATGAGTACAGAACCAAAATAATTCTGTTTTTGGATAGGGTGAGAAAAGACTTGAGACCAATCGATAGATTGAGTTTGATCTTTGTAGGAATTGATGGATCTGGTTTCCCATGCAAAAAAGGCTCATTCATTGGAAGTGTTGAACCAAATTGGTCTGGATGGGACTCGATCTACAATGAAGTCAAAGTTCAATCTAATTTGAACAGCCAACATAAGCCAATATTAACTAGTCACTGGGATGAGATGCAGCTCACATTGGAAAAGTGCAAAGATTTATTCCCATTCTTGAATTGTAACTCCAATAACACCACGAAGTTGGTTGTTATCAGCTGTAATGATTACGAACCAACCTTAGTTAACAacgaaaagttgaacaccGTCAAGACTCACTTTAAGACTTTGTTGAACGACAGTGATAAGAATTTATCTGTTGACTTTTTCAGAGTCGGAGATTCTTACACACCCGAGTTGGAATTTGGTCAAAAGATATGCTCCCAGCCTTCATTGATATTCaatgatatcttgaagattcCTCATAGTTCACTGTTGAGAAGATTCAATAACCTCGATGAATTCTCTGATGAGTTTTtgtcgattttgaagagctcATATCACCAAATCTGTCTTCCAGCTATCTCATTAGATATCCTGAAGATCATTGGAACAAGAGACATTGTAAGCTTCCACAAGATAGAAGTTAACGGAAAGATGCTCgagattgaaaacttctccaacttaaagatatttttcaacaatatcactGTGAACTGCGAGGAGACTATCATGTTGAAATTGAGATTAAATatgaccaagttgaagtctGAAAACTTGGATTACAATGACAAGGTAGTTGATCTTCCATTATTGTCCTATATGCCAAGCTGGCTACATGAGAGTGATGATTATAAGGTATTACACACCCAAATCTACCAGAACCAGCAGGCTTCtaccttcaattcctttcTCGATGGAAGCTTGACACCCCCACTGACAAATGAATGTAGTGCTTTTTTCACATCAGATTTTCCAGTCAAGAGCAGAAAATATGTGAGAAAGGAgattgaaattgaaatcatcaaggGATTAGCATTGATCAGCCAAAACCAAATGTTACACAACCAGGATATTTTAAGGCACTTGATTGATTTCATCTACAATCGCAAACGCCTATTTGAGGAGACTGAATCACTGTCTTTATCCGAATCTACAAAGTCCAGTAACAGCAGCTTGAAACAGTCAAAATTTTCACCTCATGCTACCGAACTCTCTTCTAACAACTACATCGACTCCTTATTGCACAAGCTTGGCAACTTGATGGAAATGTTCAACGTAAACGACCCACTGGTATTGACTGCATGTAAGGATTTCAAAAGTTTGTTGACTTAG
- a CDS encoding uncharacterized protein (EggNog:ENOG503NW0T; COG:O) codes for MSESQPLLRDASVEEGSSISLADEVKPEQNYFSDVPNFFWIELSLLLNVFLAGFDGTITASTYATIGSEFKAFSSASWITSSYLITSTAFQPLYGSISDSVGRRMCIVFALLTFGIGCYGCSISKSMGFLIASRAFTGIGGGGLISLSTITNSDIIYPSKRGLFQAVQNLLLGTGAVCGATFGGFLTNCLGWRWCFGLQILPTALSLFVAIRSIPNQITFPHAEGPIYKKIDFKGSACLVVGLTCSLLVLCFGGNELQWTDWRIWVLVIVTVASTVIFFEQESHTEAIPIIPVNDYKSGFVVINIIFNFCVGLASYSYLFTLPLLFQINLGDSVAQVGFRLSIPAVATPLGGFAAGYLITKSRNYSRITILGTTLMAVGNGLSLLISEKLPKAAINLFLFPANFGQGLAFPSSLFLFVYYFDATKQASSTSTVYLMRNIGGVWGVTYISIVIKTVLKQNLPAHLAMLHRLSKEEIDRILAAILESVDILGSVDSDVKEARYLSAVLLLLCLGCVNGDWQFRSRPDLAPPRLNITIPANGTSEGYLFVAPFTGFDAIGNSHGPRQAAPYIFTDTGDLVWSGYTYFSIWAANFQAAKLHGKDVLFSFEGSHNPDYGHGHGHITFLDQNYETIRELRAGNHKIFDKHEFQIIDEKTGLAQIYQPRPADLSKWADSKEQQWIVDAIFQEVDIETGEVVFEWSSLDHVSPDESVLPINLGQVGSGFNSSDAWDYYHINSVDKDQNGDYLLSGRHCASIYKIDGKTGEVVWKLGGVPGVTTSDFELQGFNFSFQHHARALYTSPDSTKQVISLYDNSAHGSEDNKGRQVQYNSHSSSKIIEIDTTTWTAKLLFNGIPPDNLLSKSQGSSQVLPDGHVVVNWGSQGAVTEFDADANPIFHAYLDSGELGLKVQNYRAFKFNWTGIPNEQIALYSESNEDKSTSLYVSWNGDTQTRVWKFFTVDADTRTYIGEAHRRTFETVFTIPKTISSKVIAEAYGASGELLASSAEVLSVTAVREYSHQRIEIQQESHQSYFNWREAFGGF; via the exons ATGTCTGAATCGCAGCCTCTTCTTCGTGATGCTTCAGTCGAAGAAGGCCTGAGCATTTCACTCGCCGATGAAGTGAAACCTGAACAAAATTATTTTTCCGATGTCCCTAACTTCTTTTGGATTGAATTATCACTACTTCTAAATGTGTTTTTAGCAGGGTTTGATGGAACAATTACTGCCTCCACATATGCAACTATTGGGAGTGAGTTTAAGGCCTTCTCACTGGCCTCCTGGATCACTTCGTCCTATTTGATCACTTCTACTGCCTTCCAACCACTCTACGGTTCTATTTCTGACAGTGTTGGCAGAAGAATGTGCATTGTGTTTGCGCTTTTGACATTTGGTATCGGTTGTTATGGCTGCAGCATATCGAAGAGTATGGGTTTTCTCATTGCTCTGAGAGCATTCACTGGtattggaggaggaggacTTATATCTCTttccaccatcaccaactccgATATAATTTATCCTTCGAAACGAGGATTGTTCCAAGCAGTGCAAAACTTACTTTTGGGTACCGGAGCCGTTTGTGGAGCCACCTTTGGTGGATTTTTAACCAATTGCTTGGGATGGAGATGGTGTTTTGGACTCCAAATCCTTCCCACGGCGTTGAGTCTTTTTGTGGCTATCAGATCCATTCCTAACCAAATTACCTTCCCGCATGCTGAAGGTCCCATCTATAAGAAAATCGACTTTAAGGGGTCAGCCTGTTTGGTGGTCGGTTTAACTTGCCTGCTCTTGGTGCTATGCTTTGGAGGAAACGAACTACAGTGGACAGACTGGCGTATCTGGGTGTTGGTAATAGTTACAGTGGCATCTACAGTGATATTTTTCGAGCAAGAATCCCATACTGAAGCCATTCCCATTATCCCTGTCAACGACTACAAGAGCGGGTTTGTGGTTatcaacatcatcttcaacttctgtGTCGGTCTTGCTTCCTACTCGTACCTCTTCACCTTACCGTTgcttttccaaatcaatCTTGGAGACTCGGTCGCCCAGGTGGGTTTTCGATTATCCATCCCGGCAGTTGCCACTCCTTTAGGGGGATTTGCCGCCGGGTATCTTATCACAAAGTCCCGTAACTATTCCCGGATCACTATCTTAGGGACAACGTTAATGGCGGTGGGAAATGGACTTTCTCTCTTGATTTCTGAAAAGTTGCCCAAAGCTGCAATCAACCTTTTCTTGTTTCCTGCTAACTTTGGCCAGGGATTGGCCTTCCCAAGTTCCctctttttgtttgtttaCTACTTTGATGCTACGAAACAAGCTTCGTCTACCTCTACGGTCTACTTGATGAGAAATATTGGTGGGGTATGGGGAGTTACTTACATTTCCATTGTTATCAAGACAGTACTAAAGCAAAACTTGCCGGCCCATCTTGCCATGTTACACAGGCTTAGTAAGGAGGAAATAGACAGGATTCTTGCGGCAATTTTGGAGTCGGTTGACATTCTTGGGTCGGTGGATAGTGATGTAAAGGAG GCCCGGTATTTATCTGCAG TCTTGTTATTGTTGTGCTTGGGGTGTGTGAATGGTGACTGGCAATTCAGGTCCAGACCTGATTTGGCCCCTCCTCGTTTGAATATTACAATTCCTGCAAATGGAACCTCAGAAGGCTACTTATTTGTTGCTCCTTTCACTGGTTTTGATGCCATTGGTAATTCCCATGGTCCTAGACAGGCAGCTCCATATATCTTCACTGATACTGGAGACCTTGTTTGGTCGGGATACACTTACTTTTCCATTTGGGCTGCAAACTTTCAGGCTGCGAAACTCCACGGGAAAGACGTTTTATTCTCATTTGAAGGCTCCCACAACCCGGATTATGGTCATGGCCATGGTCATATTACTTTCTTGGACCAGAACTATGAGACCATTAGGGAATTGCGCGCTGGGAACCACAAGATTTTTGACAAACATGAATTCCAAATTATCGATGAGAAGACAGGTTTGGCTCAGATATACCAGCCGCGTCCTGCTGACTTGAGCAAGTGGGCTGATTCTAAAGAACAACAGTGGATTGTTGATGCCATTTTCCAGGAGGTGGATATTGAAACTGGTGAGGTAGTATTTGAATGGTCTTCTTTGGACCATGTGTCTCCGGATGAATCGGTTCTTCCTATCAACTTAGGTCAGGTAGGAAGTGGTTTCAACTCCAGTGATGCTTGGGATTACTACCACATCAACTCGGTCGACAAGGACCAAAATGGTGACTACCTTCTCTCAGGGAGACATTGTGCCTCTATCTACAAGATTGACGGAAAAACGGGAGAAGTTGTTTGGAAACTTGGAGGTGTTCCCGGAGTGACCACTTCAGACTTTGAGTTACAAggcttcaacttctcgttCCAGCACCATGCTCGGGCTTTGTACACATCGCCAGACTCCACCAAGCAGGTGATTTCGTTGTATGACAATTCTGCCCACGGAAGTGAAGATAATAAAGGAAGGCAGGTTCAATACAACTCTCATTCGAGTAGTAAGATCATTGAAATCGATACCACCACCTGGACTGCCAAGCTTTTATTCAATGGAATTCCTCCAGATAATCTTCTTTCTAAGTCTCAGGGATCGAGTCAAGTTTTACCTGATGGTCACGTTGTGGTGAACTGGGGTTCACAAGGAGCTGTTACTGAGTTTGATGCTGATGCCAACCCCATCTTCCATGCTTACTTGGATTCAGGTGAATTGGGACTCAAAGTTCAAAACTATCGGGCTTTCAAGTTTAATTGGACAGGAATCCCCAATGAACAGATTGCCTTGTATAGTGAATCCAATGAAGATAAGTCCACCAGCTTGTATGTAAGCTGGAACGGAGACACACAAACTAGAGTGTGGAAATTCTTCACTGTGGATGCCGATACAAGAACCTATATTGGAGAAGCCCACAGAAGAACCTTTGAAACTGTGTTTACAATTCCCAAAACTATCTCCAGCAAGGTCATTGCTGAAGCTTATGGGGCTTCGGGAGAACTTTTGGCCAGCTCTGCTGAGGTTTTGTCTGTTACTGCTGTTAGAGAGTATCTGCATCAGAGAATTGAAATCCAACAGGAGTCACACCAAAGCTATTTCAACTGGagagaagcttttggaGGGTTTTAG
- a CDS encoding uncharacterized protein (EggNog:ENOG503NVM3; COG:G), with translation MSQLEKTSLDESQPENISLPEKTLDNELGKETTSLNVESIKSDSDHGTFSGEYHPDDVDLLAPELTIDDSPTLLENFKLKVYKKPKNYYDQIATRKSVFEGPDPNIVKTYFPTSKWENFKAFDPYFRWTYAEDKAVTRKIDYKILPIVCALFFCLNLDRGNLSSAVAGGILVDLKMTTDDYNLGNNLRSIGFIITEIPSQMLAKKFGPDWWMPLQVIIWSIIALAQYWVNDKKAFWALRFLLGVSQGGFIADSVSYVSYFYTRQQTGPRLAAFWSLISLSGIISNLLAVGFLKVTVQGKASWRWLFMFDGIITLVFGIAALFLMVPGPTQTKSKLFPKGFFNEKEEKIITNRLIRDDPTKCDMHNREGITFKQFLKTLLDYDLWPLLVLSLTYQIAYYPMSAYLNINLKALGFGTDQILYLNLPIYVFEAFTIVAITLISEFFNERALIIEFTSAEKISNWGQYAVMFFLISMPNIQPILTSWISRISYSVRARTISSPMSNIGIQLAQLISNNVYRSDDSPYYHRGNKALVGVTVMNIVLFALTKVYYIYRNKYKKGKWDSMSDSEKETYLQTHRNDGNKRLDFLFEH, from the exons ATGAGTCAACTAGAAAAGACATCTTTAGATGAAAGTCAACCAGAGAATATCTCTTTACCAGAGAAGACTTTGGACAATGAGTTAGGAAAAGAGACAACATCTCTTAATGTTGAGCTGATAAAGTCAGATTCTGACCATGGTACTTTTTCAGGGGAATATCATCCTGATGATGTGGACTTGCTTGCACCCGAATTAACCATTGATGATTCGCCTACTCTTTTAGAAAATTTTAAATTGAAGGTTTACAAGAAGCCTAAAAATTACTACGACCAAATTGCAACCAGAAAATCGGTGTTTGAAGGTCCTGACCCAAACATTGTTAAAACGTACTTTCCCACATCTAAATGGGAAAACTTTAAGGCATTTGACCCTTATTTTAGATGGACTTATGCTGAGGATAAGGCGGTCACTAGAAAGATTGACTATAAGATTCTTCCAATTGTGTGTGCtcttttcttttgtttgaacttggacaGAGGAAACTTGAGTTCAGCTGTTGCTGGAGGTATTCttgtggatttgaagatgactACTGATGATTATAATTTGGGAAATAATTTAAGATCCATTGGATTTATTATTACTGAAATTCCTTCTCAAATGCTTGCTAAGAAATTTGGTCCCGATTGGTGGATGCCTTTGCAAGTGATAATCTGGTCGATTATTGCCCTTGCTCAGTACTGGGTTAATGATAAGAAGGCTTTTTGGGCCTTGCGGTTCCTTCTTGGAGTTAGTCAAGGGGGTTTCATTGCTGACAGTGTTTCGTATGTTTCCTACTTTTACACCAGACAACAAACTGGTCCTCGGTTGGCTGCCTTCTGGTCACTCATCTCCCTTAGTGGAATTATAAGTAATTTGTTGGCAGTTGGCTTTTTGAAGGTCACTGTACAAGGTAAGgcaagttggagatggttATTCATGTTTGATGGGATTATCACTCTTGTCTTTGGAATTGCCGCTCTTTTCTTGATGGTTCCAGGTCCAACACAGACCAAGTCGAAGTTGTTTCCAAAAGGTTTCTTCAACGAAAAGGAAGAGAAAATTATAACTAATAGATTGATCAGAGATGACCCTACCAAGTGTGATATGCACAATAGAGAAGGTATTACATTTAAGcaatttttgaagactttaCTTGATTATGATTTATGGCCTTTGCTTGTTCTTTCGCTTACGTATCAAATTGCGTATTATCCTATGTCTGCCTACTTGAATATTAACTTGAAAGCGTTGGGCTTTGGTACCGACCAAATTCTTTATCTCAACCTTCCAATTTATGTGTTTGAAGCCTTCACAATTGTTGCTATCACTTTGATTAGtgagtttttcaatgaaagaGCACTTATCA TTGAGTTTACCAGTGCTGAAAAGATTAGCAATTGGGGACAATATGCGGTAAtgttctttttgatttctaTGCCCAATATTCAACCTATTCTTACTTCGTggatttcaagaatatctTACTCGGTTAGAGCAAGAACAATTTCGTCACCTATGTCGAACATTGGTATCCAACTTGCACAGCTTATAAGTAACAACGTTTACCGGTCTGATGATTCCCCATATTACCATAGAGGTAATAAGGCATTAGTTGGGGTCACTGTAATGAACATAGTGCTTTTTGCTTTGACCAAAGTTTACTATATTTACAGAAACAAGTATAAGAAGGGCAAGTGGGATCTGATGTCTGATTCTGAAAAAGAAACTTATCTACAAACCCACAGAAATGATGGTAACAAAAGATTGGATTTCTTGTTTGAACATTAA
- a CDS encoding uncharacterized protein (EggNog:ENOG503NXE1; COG:S; CAZy:GH127): MFSGVKNILGLGSTAPNIVYGKTDKDLGVERFVEDDFWKLRIRTVAANTLPSMHNVLMKTGRWEFFDFNWKHLKDIEPHIFWDSDIAKFLEAVCYALKYTEKDEQIYQTYVDWIDQIVRMAKKAQQPDGYLNSYFTQMDPKARFTNIMEKHELYCCGHLIEAAVAHHEATGSMELVDIMCKYVDLLYLTFGPGEGQLHGYPGHEEIELALVKLLRIVPKKEYFDLLNYFVEERGQNNTEFYNDELRRRNIDPDVYNPLADYDHMDSDYTHMLPAPKSYWYSQSEKPIRELEEVRGHSVRLVYYLTGVQGLAMLKKDDSLKKAVRRLFDNMIDKKFYIHGGIGAIDRWEGFGEDYDLRWDGYSETCASIGLVFLCERMLSDKLDKKVALAMERALYNDVLGGVSVTGKSYYYNQPSDDLDFKLVSKYPNEGKIELKIDSKKPITISIREPNTAFRTSNSKYKLSNGYLTFGPRIWTSETITIEFDIPVEIVKPDPNVTANSGHLAVQRGPYAYALQKSGVSGDVSLDDIKISVNQKFEVSAEEYENAKYVSLTTTADGRTLNFVPYFITGNEHPGEDFRLWIKDGSK, from the exons ATGTTCAGTGGCGTCAAAAATATTCTAGGATTGGGCTCTACTGCCCCAAATATTGTCTACGGAAAAACCGATAAGGATCTCGGAGTTGAAAGATTTGTGGAGGACGATTTCTGGAAACTCAGAATCAGAACTGTCGCTGCTAATACCTTGCCTTCAATGCATaatgtgttgatgaaaaccGGACGGTGGGAATTCTTCGACTTCAATTGGAAACACTTGAAGGACATCGAACCTCACATATTCTGGGACTCCGATATAGCAAAATTCTTAGAAGCCGTGTGCTATGCTTTAAAATATACCGAAAAAGACGAACAAATCTACCAGACTTATGTCGACTGGATTGACCAGATTGTCAGAATGGCCAAGAAGGCCCAACAACCAGATGGGTACCTTAACTCTTATTTCACCCAAATGGATCCTAAAGCTAGATTCACCAATATCATGGAGAAACACGAGTTGTACTGCTGTGGTCACTTGATTGAAGCAGCTGTAGCACATCATGAAGCTACCGGGTCAATGGAGTTGGTCGACATTATGTGCAAATATGTGGATTTGCTTTATTTGACATTTGGCCCTGGGGAAGGTCAGTTACACGGATATCCTGGGCACGAAGAGATCGAGTTGGCGTTGGTCAAGCTATTGAGAATTGTGCCCAAGAAGGAGTACTTCGACCTCTTGAACtactttgttgaagaaaggGGCCAGAACAACACCGAGTTCTATAACGATGAGCTTCGCAGAAGAAACATCGACCCAGATGTCTACAATCCTCTTGCAGACTACGACCACATGGACAGCGACTATACACACATGCTTCCCGCTCCTAAATCCTATTGGTACTCGCAGTCAGAAAAGCCCATACGGGAACTAGAAGAAGTTAGAGGCCATTCGGTCAGGTTGGTGTATTATTTGACTGGGGTCCAGGGGCTTGcgatgttgaagaaggatgaTAGTTTGAAAAAGGCGGTTCGGAGACTATTCGACAACATGATAGACAAAAAGTTCTATATTCACGGAGGAATCGGTGCCATTGACAGATGGGAgggatttggagaagacTATGACTTGAGATGGGATGGTTACTCCGAAACCTGTGCGTCTATTGGGTTGGTGTTTTTATGTGAGAGAATGCTTTCGGACAAGTTAGACAAAAAGGTTGCCTTGGCCATGGAAAGAGCCTTGTACAACGATGTGTTAGGAGGTGTCAGCGTTACAGGGAAGTCATACTACTACAACCAACCT TCCGATGATTTGGACTTCAAGTTAGTTTCCAAGTATCCAAATGAAGGTAAAATTGAACTAAAGATTGACTCGAAAAAGCCCATCACAATTTCCATCAGAGAGCCTAACACTGCGTTCCGGACCTCCAACTCGAAGTACAAGCTCTCTAACGGGTATCTCACATTTGGACCCCGGATATGGACGTCTGAGACTATCACCATTGAATTCGATATTCCAGTAGAGATAGTTAAGCCAGACCCCAATGTGACTGCGAATTCGGGACACTTGGCTGTTCAAAGAGGCCCTTATGCCTACGCCTTGCAAAAATCTGGGGTAAGTGGAGACGTGAGCTtggatgatatcaagatATCCGTCAATCAGAAATTCGAAGTTAGTGCTGAAGAGTACGAGAATGCAAAGTATGTGAGCTTGACCACAACGGCCGATGGCAGAACCTTGAACTTTGTGCCTTATTTTATCACCGGAAACGAACATCCAGGAGAAGACTTCAGGCTTTGGATTAAGGACGGTAGTAAGTAG